One segment of Metallosphaera cuprina Ar-4 DNA contains the following:
- a CDS encoding potassium channel family protein, whose protein sequence is MGMRSYLLDALEILVAPYSVLRKVLPQVVMLAIVVLSNSIIFVTYQHLDWISAIYAGVNVVTTVGLYAPDINQMPSVEKLLLVITIIMAVGLYTSIIQSMVNTVVKRSSWTDARARWRGSHMKDHIVIIGNNRVVVTAAKRLEKLGKEYVVLTSSKEVFDQLRGERVILGNPEDDKDLISSGISSASSAVISMDDDTQTLLVTLKVQKINPPLNTICVVKQDSLIDVFKTAGADEVIPYEDIIGRITAAASIAKNVGGVIFTMDRKADMVVGFFDVKKSAKLSDLPNDVIPIIVVEDGKLNPYFSKNTVLRPGQTLILLGNPDRFKDITRLLE, encoded by the coding sequence ATGGGAATGAGGTCATACCTACTTGACGCATTGGAGATCTTGGTAGCTCCTTACTCGGTGTTGAGGAAAGTACTACCTCAAGTAGTAATGTTAGCCATAGTGGTGCTATCCAATTCCATAATATTCGTGACCTATCAGCATTTAGATTGGATATCTGCAATCTACGCGGGAGTTAACGTAGTCACCACCGTGGGTCTATACGCTCCGGATATAAATCAGATGCCTTCGGTGGAGAAATTACTCCTTGTTATAACCATAATTATGGCAGTAGGTCTTTATACTAGTATAATTCAGTCTATGGTGAACACTGTCGTAAAGAGGTCCTCGTGGACCGACGCTAGGGCAAGATGGAGGGGTTCTCACATGAAAGATCACATAGTTATAATAGGTAACAACAGAGTTGTCGTTACTGCAGCTAAGAGACTAGAAAAGTTAGGAAAGGAGTACGTAGTACTAACGAGCTCAAAAGAGGTCTTCGATCAGTTAAGAGGGGAAAGAGTAATACTAGGAAACCCTGAAGATGATAAAGACTTGATAAGCTCCGGAATTTCCTCAGCGTCCTCAGCTGTTATCTCGATGGATGACGACACTCAAACCCTCCTCGTGACGCTTAAGGTCCAGAAGATCAACCCTCCCCTGAACACCATTTGTGTAGTTAAACAGGACTCCTTAATTGACGTTTTTAAGACCGCTGGAGCAGACGAGGTGATCCCGTATGAGGACATTATTGGAAGGATCACAGCAGCAGCCTCCATAGCTAAGAACGTTGGGGGAGTAATATTCACGATGGATAGGAAGGCAGATATGGTTGTAGGATTCTTTGACGTCAAGAAATCAGCGAAGCTGTCTGACCTACCTAACGATGTGATTCCGATAATAGTCGTCGAGGATGGTAAGTTAAACCCTTATTTCTCAAAAAACACAGTTCTTAGGCCCGGTCAAACCCTTATTTTACTAGGTAACCCTGACAGGTTTAAGGATATAACTCGATTGTTAGAATGA
- the nrfD gene encoding NrfD/PsrC family molybdoenzyme membrane anchor subunit, which yields MGLFSAPSPGTSFGIQAPIIQINQYPMWGTYVALALYFTEIAGMLMAIIGLMEVTRRYDSFTRRASVVAFIASILALGFFDLDLGRPNAGITAPMAAFVYFGNSWMARGIVFVGGLLLFTFLYMVVTVFKFNNRLIRGVIAILGFFAGIFSTTYSGFELAATTGVPFWNNAGIPALYLADGIFAATGLAYLIALIGKSEDMIRARVTLTKLLFFSSIAEFATWFLFMASVNFIYVFNQVAYNYLLSQATFYADMALTALTLIISGFGSLSISGVISMFGAKVEAPSGAMGKMPVTDLPTMIKYVMIAAAIFALVGGYLTRADVLFAGQYAYQLAPMTPFQIVTNQPVPIGSFGWRG from the coding sequence ATGGGTCTATTCAGCGCTCCTTCTCCAGGGACGTCCTTCGGTATACAAGCTCCCATAATACAAATTAATCAATATCCAATGTGGGGAACTTACGTAGCTCTAGCTCTCTATTTCACTGAAATTGCAGGGATGCTAATGGCTATTATAGGCCTGATGGAGGTGACTAGGAGGTACGACTCCTTCACGAGGAGGGCCTCAGTCGTTGCGTTCATAGCGTCAATACTCGCTCTTGGCTTCTTCGACTTAGATCTAGGTAGACCTAACGCAGGGATTACTGCGCCCATGGCTGCTTTTGTTTACTTCGGGAACTCTTGGATGGCTAGAGGAATAGTTTTCGTTGGGGGTCTACTTCTATTTACTTTCCTCTACATGGTGGTAACGGTATTCAAGTTCAACAACAGGTTAATCCGTGGAGTTATAGCGATCCTGGGGTTTTTCGCTGGGATATTCTCCACTACCTACAGTGGGTTCGAATTGGCTGCAACCACCGGTGTACCTTTCTGGAACAACGCAGGCATACCTGCTTTATATCTAGCGGACGGAATCTTCGCCGCAACTGGATTGGCGTATCTGATAGCTCTCATAGGAAAGAGTGAGGACATGATTAGGGCTAGGGTAACTTTAACTAAGCTTCTTTTCTTCTCTAGCATAGCTGAGTTTGCTACCTGGTTCCTTTTCATGGCGTCTGTCAACTTCATTTACGTTTTCAACCAGGTGGCCTACAACTATTTACTATCCCAAGCTACGTTCTACGCTGATATGGCACTCACAGCGCTAACGTTAATAATATCTGGATTTGGTAGCCTTTCGATAAGCGGAGTCATATCTATGTTTGGAGCCAAGGTAGAGGCACCTTCAGGCGCGATGGGGAAAATGCCAGTCACGGACTTGCCCACAATGATAAAGTACGTCATGATCGCCGCTGCCATATTCGCTCTAGTGGGCGGGTATCTGACAAGAGCGGACGTACTGTTCGCGGGTCAATACGCTTATCAACTTGCCCCAATGACTCCTTTCCAAATAGTCACAAACCAACCCGTGCCTATAGGGAGCTTCGGTTGGAGAGGTTAA
- a CDS encoding tetratricopeptide repeat protein, whose protein sequence is MEDKIEIAQSLLENGSYEKVIEILKDVDLLEAYLIRSEAYSKMGKKDLALQELDFGLQKFPFSYAILATKAEILEEMGKLEEALESIESALEFTPFSSEYRFVKARILYRLNRFEEANLELAEVLRTNPKNVDARIMRAFAYYNMGLKLDALSEINRALAFDKENPKLHSLKGKIYYETGFHKLALSEFKIASHYDPENPEHYYNAAMCYFTLKLFDDALIYVDFALSKAEAPNYHALKASILHEMGRDETQEIKRALELDRSLKPVLENMLNVKIYPDGNIEKMK, encoded by the coding sequence TTGGAGGATAAAATAGAGATCGCACAGAGTTTACTCGAGAACGGAAGTTACGAAAAAGTTATAGAGATTCTAAAGGACGTCGACTTACTCGAGGCCTATCTAATCAGGTCCGAGGCCTACTCTAAGATGGGTAAAAAGGACCTAGCATTACAAGAGCTAGATTTTGGACTTCAAAAGTTTCCGTTCAGTTACGCGATTCTAGCTACTAAGGCGGAAATTTTGGAGGAGATGGGCAAGTTAGAGGAGGCATTAGAGAGTATCGAATCGGCACTCGAGTTCACGCCCTTTTCTTCTGAATATCGTTTCGTAAAGGCCCGGATACTATATAGGCTTAACAGATTTGAAGAGGCCAACCTTGAGTTGGCAGAAGTGCTAAGGACAAACCCTAAGAACGTGGACGCTAGGATCATGAGAGCCTTCGCCTATTACAACATGGGACTCAAGTTGGATGCTTTGTCCGAGATAAATAGAGCCCTAGCTTTCGATAAGGAGAATCCCAAACTTCACTCGTTAAAGGGGAAGATATACTATGAAACTGGATTCCATAAGTTGGCCCTGAGCGAATTTAAAATAGCCTCCCACTACGATCCTGAAAACCCAGAGCACTACTACAACGCCGCAATGTGCTACTTTACTCTGAAACTGTTTGATGACGCTCTAATTTACGTTGATTTTGCCCTCTCGAAGGCCGAAGCGCCTAATTATCATGCACTAAAGGCGTCTATACTTCACGAGATGGGAAGGGATGAAACTCAAGAGATCAAGAGGGCTCTGGAGTTAGATCGATCGCTTAAACCTGTTTTGGAGAACATGCTGAACGTAAAAATATACCCAGATGGAAATATCGAAAAAATGAAGTGA
- a CDS encoding oxidoreductase, producing the protein MSHLKLSRREFLKVSGAAALGTAIILGGSTVVKRIFDTFSENGYTLNYPSDEVVYSNCFQCLGRCALEIVRTPTGFPRFITGTIGWHINDGGVCPRGASDVYYYFSPSRLRYPLLRAGDRGTGKWVAIDYDTAFDILVNGASANSWKTIGVTPQQLGVSNFQGLSQIRETNPHSLVFMQGRDQLIPGITAGFFAGNYGTANAGAHGGFCSMNVYTAGLYITGAPVWEYAGPDEERSQYFVLAGLAGDHFPNWMRRIIARIRENGGKVLTIAPERFGFYSVSDEHLFINPAMDGALAMGWIRALVDFHFYVYKAYLASTGQGPTVLNPLTLTPVQPSYNPSSGQLLMQTVSPSGQVQAIPNLGDIPSTAVFPHIDEEFLRYYTNMSWLVIVNPNPQNGDSLDPSDPTAGNNVGLHLRMPVNNQQYSSSHPWLEAVMGNDGNVYSYVDTPWQKNVMPILTLDELPSSIQSKVVQVPYKLKDGTSVKVPAIQVTVPKALNSSETITLTVTTAFELLRAELLNYDPYTPSSSQPQFGALNVAEVTGIPHNTIVRTANEMATVAFQKSINEPAKWVDYLGRYHDTIVGRPVSIYFMRGLAAHANGFMSSAAFYYLVLMLGAWDNPGADLYKYPYPHYFPGHAVPPHPLANTPQMDQTVASAISGVNLTIPKTRSGFLKNELIYNDGTVDIKSVTVVGAGPYGYPDGPDDLVISSNGRPLLIDRGYSWEIPLTAQRSISAVAYTTYFANKYPNQVLPYTVNAMMWYITSPYWNNAYTLTDLLQKVTEKDSSGNYVIPFTISFDLFMQETNNVVDLVMPDLSFLEIYGFHSTFDRPTSLPQGPSDSLNWPALPSMYPVLSTGDTLLTLLWVLRAYPGQKSINPTDNPHYTTQDPVTGGNLISPVNLKDPVSGTQILTQGQPGLISSGMYILKSGILLAGYGENFEYILTDSSGKQSPNPQQLKLYASFVPASSNQQTVINQILSGVPTGQTFSTSQTYKIGASNRSSGIEHYFRIPVKFQPGLQAKLQDIINKYAPNMSLSDINPGYVKVGKGGATYVLPPSIRYMRNVNMFYFLGWGAFMPGGYGPIGLPYVHRIYLEYLQKFRLAAAGKWTGYNAAYYYYYLKTGNENLKVKSVLPNDSYGTALAKNLLDYHRPFGGYYPPPAWSSNITSDGINLNEYPLTFFVRRHDRTYHSWSFTVPWLTAIMPYTPVMLSSADPYVQSMGIKSGDLVQFEAINEPWSGGLRTTLTAIAFLDNATRPGAAWVVVSAQALPGFRSQTPDSPQVKYSVLNNWANISYMPPSRGGQLSPTNDKAFPIMYLDPITGQTSWHDSRIKIVGKSTSSQVQVTANRFVYMGQDFSNQDILATIINQMGGAISVSSSPSQPTFAQPVNVPHLRFDANNMTSTSIWSYVSPGSLAPGYTIGQYKVRYGFATDPQSQG; encoded by the coding sequence ATGAGCCATTTAAAGCTCTCAAGAAGGGAATTTCTGAAAGTTAGTGGTGCAGCAGCCTTAGGTACTGCTATAATCTTGGGCGGTAGCACGGTCGTAAAGAGGATTTTTGACACGTTTTCAGAAAACGGTTACACCTTGAATTACCCCAGCGACGAAGTGGTTTACTCGAACTGCTTCCAGTGTTTAGGGAGATGCGCTTTAGAAATCGTGAGGACGCCCACAGGATTCCCTAGGTTCATAACCGGAACTATAGGATGGCATATAAACGATGGAGGCGTATGCCCTAGAGGTGCGTCAGACGTCTATTACTACTTCTCCCCATCCAGGTTGAGATACCCGTTATTGAGAGCTGGTGATAGAGGTACAGGTAAGTGGGTGGCTATCGATTATGATACGGCATTCGATATTCTCGTAAACGGGGCATCAGCTAACAGCTGGAAAACCATAGGAGTGACGCCTCAGCAACTTGGGGTTTCAAACTTCCAGGGGCTCAGCCAGATCAGGGAGACAAATCCGCACTCTTTAGTTTTCATGCAAGGGAGGGACCAACTCATACCTGGTATTACTGCAGGTTTCTTCGCTGGGAACTACGGTACCGCTAACGCGGGAGCGCACGGTGGTTTCTGCTCCATGAACGTTTATACAGCAGGTCTGTACATCACGGGAGCTCCAGTTTGGGAGTACGCAGGTCCGGATGAGGAGAGATCCCAGTACTTCGTTCTTGCTGGGTTGGCTGGAGATCACTTCCCCAACTGGATGAGAAGGATCATTGCAAGGATTAGAGAAAACGGAGGTAAAGTCTTGACTATAGCCCCTGAAAGGTTTGGGTTCTATTCTGTTTCGGATGAGCATCTGTTCATTAACCCGGCCATGGATGGAGCTCTGGCTATGGGTTGGATTAGGGCTCTTGTCGATTTTCACTTCTACGTGTACAAGGCGTACTTAGCCTCCACTGGTCAAGGGCCTACAGTACTAAATCCTTTAACTCTTACGCCTGTCCAGCCGAGTTATAACCCATCCTCAGGCCAGCTATTGATGCAAACCGTTTCGCCATCGGGACAAGTACAGGCCATTCCCAACTTAGGAGACATACCGAGCACTGCAGTTTTCCCTCACATTGATGAGGAGTTCCTAAGGTACTACACTAACATGTCTTGGCTAGTTATCGTAAATCCCAATCCGCAAAACGGCGATTCGTTAGACCCTTCAGATCCCACAGCAGGAAATAACGTAGGGTTACACCTCAGGATGCCAGTGAACAATCAACAATACAGCAGTTCTCATCCCTGGTTGGAAGCTGTAATGGGCAACGACGGTAACGTTTACTCATACGTTGACACTCCCTGGCAGAAGAACGTAATGCCTATCCTTACATTAGACGAACTACCTTCCAGCATACAATCTAAAGTGGTTCAAGTCCCCTACAAGCTAAAGGACGGAACCTCGGTAAAGGTTCCTGCGATTCAGGTCACAGTTCCCAAGGCCCTGAACTCAAGTGAAACCATAACGTTGACTGTTACTACGGCCTTTGAACTTTTAAGGGCTGAGCTGCTCAACTACGATCCGTACACTCCTTCAAGTTCGCAACCTCAATTCGGTGCACTTAACGTAGCCGAAGTAACTGGGATACCTCACAACACCATAGTGAGAACCGCAAATGAGATGGCCACCGTAGCTTTCCAGAAGTCAATAAACGAACCGGCAAAGTGGGTGGACTATCTAGGTCGGTATCACGATACGATCGTAGGTAGACCAGTCTCAATTTACTTCATGAGAGGTTTAGCAGCGCACGCTAACGGATTTATGAGCTCCGCAGCTTTCTATTACCTCGTCCTCATGCTTGGGGCCTGGGACAATCCTGGAGCTGACCTGTACAAGTACCCATATCCCCATTACTTCCCTGGACATGCGGTGCCTCCCCATCCGCTAGCTAATACACCTCAAATGGATCAAACCGTAGCGTCTGCCATAAGCGGTGTAAATCTCACTATACCGAAGACGAGGTCTGGTTTCCTCAAGAACGAACTCATCTACAACGACGGGACGGTTGACATTAAGAGCGTTACTGTGGTTGGAGCAGGTCCGTACGGTTACCCTGACGGACCTGATGACTTAGTGATTTCGAGCAACGGGAGACCTCTATTGATAGACAGGGGTTACAGTTGGGAAATACCTCTGACCGCTCAAAGGTCCATATCAGCCGTTGCGTACACAACCTACTTTGCCAACAAGTATCCGAACCAGGTTTTACCATATACCGTTAACGCCATGATGTGGTATATCACGTCTCCTTATTGGAATAACGCCTACACCTTAACGGATCTCCTTCAGAAGGTTACTGAAAAGGACAGTAGTGGAAACTATGTGATTCCTTTCACTATCAGCTTTGATCTATTCATGCAGGAGACCAATAACGTAGTAGATCTCGTCATGCCTGACCTTTCGTTCCTAGAGATATACGGTTTTCACAGCACCTTTGATAGACCGACAAGTCTACCTCAGGGGCCCTCCGACTCGCTCAACTGGCCTGCACTCCCATCAATGTACCCTGTGTTATCTACAGGGGACACTCTCCTAACGCTTCTTTGGGTACTGAGAGCTTATCCCGGACAGAAGTCCATTAACCCAACTGACAACCCGCACTACACGACCCAGGATCCTGTAACTGGAGGGAACTTGATAAGCCCTGTTAACCTTAAGGATCCGGTCTCCGGAACGCAGATACTTACTCAAGGACAACCAGGTTTGATCTCGTCTGGCATGTACATTCTGAAATCAGGTATTCTTTTGGCAGGTTACGGTGAAAACTTCGAGTACATACTGACTGACTCAAGTGGGAAACAGAGTCCAAACCCACAACAGCTCAAACTCTACGCCTCCTTCGTCCCAGCGTCTTCTAACCAACAAACTGTGATTAACCAGATATTGAGCGGAGTACCCACTGGTCAGACATTTTCCACCTCCCAGACTTACAAAATAGGAGCTAGCAACAGGAGCTCTGGAATAGAGCACTACTTCAGGATACCTGTAAAGTTCCAACCAGGACTTCAAGCTAAGCTACAGGACATAATAAACAAGTACGCACCTAACATGTCACTAAGCGACATAAATCCTGGATACGTGAAGGTGGGCAAGGGAGGGGCGACTTACGTACTTCCTCCGTCCATTAGGTACATGAGGAACGTTAACATGTTCTACTTCCTAGGATGGGGAGCTTTCATGCCGGGAGGTTACGGACCTATTGGCTTACCTTACGTCCATAGGATATACCTGGAGTACCTACAGAAGTTTAGGCTGGCCGCTGCAGGAAAGTGGACAGGGTACAACGCGGCGTATTACTACTATTACCTCAAGACGGGTAACGAGAACTTAAAGGTTAAATCCGTGTTGCCCAACGACAGTTACGGCACTGCCCTTGCTAAGAATTTACTAGACTATCACAGACCTTTCGGCGGTTACTATCCTCCTCCCGCCTGGTCCTCTAACATCACGTCGGACGGAATCAACTTAAACGAGTACCCGTTGACGTTCTTCGTCAGGAGACACGACAGAACTTATCACTCGTGGTCGTTTACCGTACCTTGGCTAACCGCGATAATGCCTTACACCCCGGTTATGCTGAGCTCGGCAGACCCTTACGTACAGAGTATGGGAATAAAGTCGGGAGATCTGGTCCAATTTGAGGCGATAAACGAACCTTGGAGCGGTGGCTTAAGGACAACTTTGACGGCTATAGCGTTCTTGGATAACGCTACTAGGCCAGGAGCAGCCTGGGTGGTGGTTTCGGCACAGGCGCTACCAGGATTTAGGAGTCAGACTCCCGACTCTCCACAGGTTAAGTACAGCGTGTTAAACAACTGGGCCAACATATCCTACATGCCTCCTTCAAGAGGAGGACAACTCTCTCCTACCAACGATAAGGCCTTCCCGATAATGTACCTAGACCCCATAACTGGGCAAACGTCTTGGCACGACAGTAGAATAAAGATAGTGGGGAAGTCGACCTCCTCTCAGGTTCAGGTAACAGCGAACAGGTTCGTCTATATGGGTCAAGACTTCTCAAACCAGGACATCTTAGCTACAATAATCAACCAAATGGGCGGTGCCATATCGGTCAGTAGCTCACCTTCACAACCCACCTTCGCTCAACCAGTTAACGTGCCTCATCTCAGGTTCGACGCTAACAACATGACCTCAACAAGTATATGGAGTTACGTATCTCCAGGATCGTTAGCTCCTGGTTACACAATAGGGCAGTACAAGGTGAGGTACGGTTTCGCAACGGATCCCCAAAGTCAAGGGTGA
- a CDS encoding 4Fe-4S dicluster domain-containing protein, with protein MNMSQNTQIQLNMKQGGVQHALPYTPVANYAIITDLNKCFGCAGCQMSCKEWNTSGMFGPLPDLDPYGNLDVMFWLRVLYVEVGNYPQTKVYNIPINCFHCMNAPCVEVCPVGATFKRTQDGIVLVDYEECIGTKYCIYACPYGNRFFDYIEGVTKKCTHCFDRIYDPTLPPEERIPACIHGCMVQARIWANRLDPTDPGNILFVDKGGFVLGPETGANPASGYLPWHSDYAADNDVELLSQSEYYNVWTSNGVVQLGSQGNNSTYTEGGGSNSSS; from the coding sequence ATAAATATGTCTCAAAACACACAAATTCAATTAAATATGAAACAAGGTGGAGTTCAACACGCTCTACCTTATACCCCCGTGGCAAACTACGCTATAATAACTGATCTAAACAAGTGCTTCGGTTGCGCCGGATGCCAAATGTCATGTAAGGAGTGGAACACGTCAGGTATGTTCGGACCTCTGCCGGATCTGGATCCATACGGCAACCTGGACGTTATGTTTTGGCTTAGGGTGTTGTACGTAGAGGTTGGTAACTACCCTCAGACTAAGGTCTACAACATTCCAATCAACTGTTTCCACTGTATGAACGCTCCTTGCGTTGAAGTCTGCCCCGTTGGAGCCACCTTTAAGAGAACGCAGGACGGTATAGTCCTAGTGGACTATGAGGAATGTATAGGTACTAAGTACTGCATTTACGCCTGTCCCTACGGGAACAGGTTCTTCGACTACATTGAGGGAGTGACAAAGAAGTGCACTCACTGTTTCGATAGGATTTACGATCCTACACTTCCACCAGAGGAGAGGATACCGGCTTGCATACACGGCTGCATGGTACAAGCCAGGATTTGGGCGAACAGATTGGATCCTACAGATCCTGGTAACATCCTGTTTGTAGATAAGGGCGGTTTCGTATTGGGACCTGAGACGGGAGCGAACCCAGCAAGCGGTTATCTACCGTGGCACAGTGACTACGCTGCGGATAACGACGTTGAATTGCTCAGCCAGTCCGAGTACTATAACGTGTGGACGTCAAACGGGGTAGTACAGTTGGGATCTCAAGGTAACAACTCTACCTATACAGAGGGTGGGGGTTCAAACTCAAGCTCGTAA
- a CDS encoding TorD/DmsD family molecular chaperone codes for MSVSILDVLNVRHATYDLFSDLFLYKFSSEDFNDLLKKLSLIDEKLGEFIEETGVNVREVRKVIENSKRSDYLIEYSSLFIAGVGVKPLIPVESKRLFSLMGEKVATFKYNDVIRFYRSRHLVPKLISQFPPEPDHISSLLAFMSLLIEEEFKLRSSGKDAFKTVQDQKNFAVTHLFSWIPDWINDVINDPRSSIYKVVCSELSNWLKFERDFLGER; via the coding sequence ATGTCAGTTTCTATTTTAGACGTTCTGAACGTGAGGCATGCAACTTACGATCTGTTCTCCGATCTTTTCTTGTATAAGTTCAGCTCTGAAGATTTCAACGATCTTCTGAAGAAGCTTTCCTTAATCGATGAGAAGTTAGGTGAATTCATCGAAGAGACGGGAGTAAACGTTAGGGAAGTGAGGAAGGTTATTGAAAATTCAAAAAGGAGCGACTACCTAATTGAGTACTCATCGCTCTTCATAGCTGGAGTTGGAGTGAAGCCTTTGATTCCTGTGGAGAGCAAGAGACTGTTCTCATTGATGGGGGAAAAGGTTGCTACTTTCAAATACAACGACGTAATTAGGTTTTATAGATCCAGGCACTTAGTTCCAAAGTTGATCTCTCAGTTCCCTCCAGAGCCCGACCACATATCTTCCCTTCTTGCCTTCATGTCCCTTTTAATTGAGGAGGAGTTCAAGCTGAGGTCCTCTGGAAAGGACGCCTTTAAGACTGTACAGGACCAAAAGAACTTCGCCGTTACACATTTGTTCTCTTGGATTCCTGACTGGATCAACGATGTGATTAACGATCCTAGATCCTCTATATATAAGGTTGTTTGCTCGGAGCTCTCGAACTGGTTGAAGTTCGAGAGGGACTTCCTGGGTGAGAGGTAG
- a CDS encoding 4Fe-4S binding protein, with the protein MLNTGLLVTKKAREVIGDELLAKVFEDAKLSYAAEVTDSLIQDLKDNDVKSLLIINELGRERWMEELDQRVGISPLAITVLPSSWFERKGVDYVYTLIKAYAIRSKLMDLVYRVQPTRSPSMSRRSLLKLRLYEYKPYPVLFDEVHAEREINRAIEACPQGLVTKTPEGPSVSYPEKCSACGYCSGVSYLGYFEVPTSTTDQVVSFINTIVADYKRPASIIFTEEIISDVPEGFFPYVMPCVASLSDSFVLASYAAGLTPIVHLSSQCESVELAMKRLDEIPSRFPGTSLPVRKAKGSEELKEALSSPLLDLSRTEIPSHIPLNRARRRSLLIWALEEMGRKVTLNQEDEVPGVYNVVVDPNKCVLCGVCVRACQMLVPDLKGNDFLELSYNIPFCIGSERCVRNCPEKAVSVTGFARIADLKPKVVNRTNVSKCRMCGKPIGSEKVKGKVDALLISQGFSGTAKYTDVCNECKQKELTKIWVERILSGRK; encoded by the coding sequence GTGCTCAACACAGGGCTTTTAGTCACGAAAAAAGCTAGAGAGGTAATCGGAGATGAGCTACTCGCAAAGGTATTTGAGGATGCGAAGCTGAGCTACGCCGCAGAGGTAACAGATTCATTGATTCAAGACTTGAAGGATAACGACGTAAAGTCCCTCCTGATAATCAACGAACTTGGTAGAGAGAGATGGATGGAGGAGTTGGACCAGAGGGTAGGTATCTCTCCCCTAGCGATTACGGTCCTCCCTTCCTCTTGGTTTGAGAGAAAGGGAGTGGATTACGTTTACACACTGATCAAGGCTTACGCGATAAGATCCAAGCTAATGGACCTTGTATATAGAGTGCAGCCCACGAGGTCCCCCTCTATGTCGAGGAGATCGTTGCTTAAGTTGAGGCTCTACGAGTACAAACCTTACCCGGTGCTGTTTGACGAGGTGCATGCGGAGAGGGAGATAAACAGGGCGATAGAGGCTTGTCCCCAAGGGTTGGTAACTAAAACCCCAGAGGGACCATCAGTGAGCTATCCAGAGAAGTGCTCCGCGTGTGGCTACTGTTCAGGGGTCTCGTACCTCGGATACTTCGAGGTCCCAACGAGTACTACTGACCAGGTTGTATCTTTCATAAATACCATTGTAGCCGATTACAAGAGACCGGCTTCCATAATTTTCACAGAGGAGATTATCAGTGACGTCCCAGAGGGTTTCTTCCCTTACGTCATGCCTTGCGTAGCCTCGCTCTCAGACTCCTTCGTTCTTGCAAGCTACGCTGCAGGTTTAACTCCTATAGTTCACTTATCGTCACAATGTGAGAGTGTGGAGCTGGCGATGAAGAGGTTAGATGAAATTCCCTCAAGGTTCCCAGGAACGTCTTTACCTGTAAGGAAGGCGAAGGGAAGCGAGGAACTCAAGGAAGCTCTGTCCTCACCTCTCCTGGACCTGAGCAGGACCGAGATACCTAGCCACATCCCTCTGAACAGGGCTAGAAGGAGGTCCTTACTGATCTGGGCTCTAGAGGAGATGGGGAGGAAGGTTACGCTAAATCAAGAGGATGAGGTCCCAGGAGTCTACAACGTCGTGGTAGATCCAAACAAGTGCGTGCTATGTGGCGTTTGCGTGAGGGCCTGTCAGATGTTAGTTCCCGATCTGAAGGGAAACGACTTCCTTGAGTTGAGCTACAACATTCCGTTCTGTATAGGCTCCGAGAGATGCGTGAGGAACTGCCCAGAGAAGGCGGTTTCAGTGACGGGTTTCGCCAGGATCGCCGACCTAAAACCAAAGGTGGTAAACCGAACTAACGTCTCTAAGTGTAGGATGTGCGGGAAACCTATAGGTTCTGAGAAGGTGAAAGGTAAGGTTGACGCTCTCTTGATATCTCAAGGATTCTCAGGGACGGCCAAATACACGGACGTGTGTAACGAGTGTAAACAAAAGGAGTTAACTAAAATATGGGTTGAAAGGATATTGAGTGGAAGGAAATGA
- a CDS encoding DUF2299 domain-containing protein has translation MTSDVELFSWFKELGMKVEKVTSGGLYFHFTVAPPTGGIPVSVIRTTPESTYYIVAVVLELDQEKLKDRPSLISEVKRELLRLNVEFFFTPDDKNPKSVQIAKIMFSEGLTKNQALDNVTLIKNSALLTLEILK, from the coding sequence ATGACGTCCGACGTTGAGCTCTTCTCCTGGTTCAAGGAGCTCGGGATGAAGGTCGAGAAGGTAACGAGCGGAGGGTTGTACTTTCACTTTACGGTAGCGCCTCCAACTGGAGGGATCCCTGTGTCAGTAATAAGGACGACTCCAGAGTCGACCTATTACATAGTCGCAGTGGTGTTAGAGTTAGACCAGGAGAAACTTAAGGACAGACCTTCGCTAATATCTGAAGTTAAGAGAGAGCTCCTGAGGCTTAACGTTGAGTTCTTCTTCACCCCTGATGATAAAAACCCTAAGAGTGTGCAAATAGCTAAGATAATGTTCAGTGAAGGTTTAACTAAGAACCAGGCTTTAGATAACGTGACCTTAATAAAGAACTCGGCTCTACTTACACTCGAGATTTTAAAGTAA